A window of Magallana gigas chromosome 8, xbMagGiga1.1, whole genome shotgun sequence genomic DNA:
GCATTCTTTCTATTCGTTTAGAAACTTGTCGTTATAAAAATGAACCTTTAAGTAAAATTAAGTGTGTTTTCTGTTCAAGCTCTTCTGTCAAACACAAAAAACACTTCCTATCAGACTGTCAAAACGATAATatcaggaaaaaatattttgatagattATGTAATAATCACCACACAATTAAAAATTAACGATACGGGTTATTTGTTCAAAATGTTAAATCAAGATCACCCGATAAAATTAGCCAAATTTATGCATATCCATACAACCTTTCACcatagaaaaaatattctgcatgtatgtgtaaatttatttgatttaaagtaAGTCATAGGTCCAATGGGCTGGGTTTAGTTTAtagtttaatgtttattttctttacaacataaattacaatgtttataattaatGCACATTTCACTGTAATAAAGATTACTTACTTTTTTACTTGCTTAtagaataaacaaaacaatacatgtacatgatgctCTATAGATTATGACCTTCACTTTCATCGAGAGAGAAATCTGCATGGTTTACGTTATAGCTCAATCACTTCAATGTGCAACAAGAACAGTGGCTTCATATAACAGCTCAATCAGCGATCTGTGTAATTTCAATCTGAGTGATAAATGTTCATTTAAAGcctatttatgataaatttattacaGATAAACGTACGGGTATAGCACTGTGTAGTACCTTAACGGCTGCTATCGGTAAAAAACGGCGATCGATGTTTCTATCCGAAAAATTAAACGTGATATAATCGAAAATTATAAGGCTATATACtaggtgaaaaataaaaaaatactatttcgGACATTTTTTCAGCTAGTATATAGCCTTATAATTTTCGAATAGAAACATTGACCGCGTTATTTTTACCAATAGCAGCCGTTTAGGTACTACACCGTGTATAGTGactaatataatattatagcaTGCTATGTTTACTGTTGTTGTGGTATTAGTTACACTTATATCACTCGTAACTTTTTCTCTGACACTCAACTTTGTATGCAAAACTTTTGAATActtcatacatatacatgtagtatggcTAAACGTGACGACACTCTAACTGACGAAATAAAACCTGTGAGTTTATAAGTTTACATAGCGTGTTTATTCATGCTTACATTCATTCATAGAGGACTGAGGTATTCGCACAGgtatacaccccccccccccccaccttgcCCCTTGCCCCTTGCACTGTCTAATTCGAGTTTCCTCGCGATTTTCATTGGCCGAGGTGACCGGTGAACATGCGCAAAGTGTTGTTTCGAATTGAATTACCTTTAGGTATTTCCCCTAGTCGATAACGGGAAAACCCATTCACATAATGTAACTTTATATATACGCGACCGTATTTGTGGAAAGAGAAATCCAACATGCCGACCGTCTGCGAGGAATCGGGGGCTTCGTCCTCTGGATACGATTCTACGCTCGATCTGAAAACCAAACTTTTATCCCAGGAATATACTCACGAGAAATGCTCGTGTCACGAGTTCACTCCCAGTGGCAGGTTGTTCGGGAGAACACGTTCATTAGACCCCGATCTTTTAAACAGATGTGCCGAGTGTCAGAAAGAAAagactagagcaaagctcgttcgTTATGAGAAAATTCCGGAAGATGGGGATGGGGGCCGTGTTCAGGTTGGTCGGGATCCTCTGGGAGGAACGAGGGTGGTGGATAACCGAATGGGAGGGACCATGCTGGTCAGTGACCCAGATATAGAGGTGAAACAGAATCTTCTAAACACGGACAGTGAACAAGATGATAACACTAtaaataacaagaaaaaggaAAACCCCGGGGACTGTGACCTAGAAAAAGGGTCCGACCTCCCGGCGAGGAAACCCTGGACACGGAGGAAACTGACTCTAAAAATAACTGTAGGTTTAATTGTGATTGCATTAGCTATAGCAGGAGTCGTTCTCGGCGTAATCAACAGACCAACAAAGGTAGGGATCAGTAATTGAATGTTGAGTTATTGATATGGCAACCGCCATCGTAAGatgaatgtatttattattgatGTAAGATACGCTCTATATATCCCACAATTAATGTTAGATTCGCTTTATGGGTCGTTGTAGGCCAAGTGGGCCCGATTGGTTTTTATTACTATTTTATTGAATTGAtagatattattattatattgacaAAGTAGTACCGCTTTATAAACAAAGTATTTCGCAATACAAGACGGGACGGTAGCTTTTGGATACCCTCTACAGGTGTATAAATATAGCTGGGGTTTTTAAAGGATTGGCCTGGCATGCAGGGTATAATTTGGGAATACCCTCAGTCTATGACGTAAAATTAAATGTACCCAAATCCAATGAAATTCAATTATAAATAGATTAGATTACGAATTTAAAggacaaataaaaatgttattattcagGACAATATACTGAAAACACCGTCATATTGAACTAACAATGAATTAATagttaattttttatccaaaaaatatGTACCTTAATTTCTGTAGATAAGTGGACAGGCATACGTTATTGATTGAGCTAGGTTATAGTGGAGGAAGGCTATGTTGGTTCACTCCTCTAAAGGAGGATACATCTACGACTTATACTGTTCATTTTCTGTGTGCATTTACTGATTTGATGTAGAAATGATTGAATGCATGCTTTATCTAACAGGGCGACGGTCCGCCAGTCAGTCAGCAGTTACATCAGAAGTCAACCCCATTACCTGTTACAGGTATGTACACCTTGTCAGGTGTCCGTCTACCCGGCGAAGAAGTTACACTGCCTTATGTAGAACATTGCGCAGATTATAcatgaaagaatattattataaaaaaccttgtatgtttaaattaattcaactttttaaCACTGACAATGTTAAAGATCTCTGTAATCTTGGCAAATTCATCTCAAAAAGTATGTTATTAAGGGACAACTGTATTACATAATTGTAGTCTTTTTTCAACCTGTATATGTAACAGTAAATGTTATTATCTGTACGTGCACAAGTTCTCCTGTAAATACACTACCACCTCATGCTATACATATGTTATACTGATAAGCTGTAAAGCTTAaggaaataaagaattgaatgtCAGCAATTTACACACGCCGGacactcttaaaaataaaactaatgaGTCCAAaagtattttgaatattaagaaaGTAGATGTCTAAATAGAACTATTGTTAGTGTCCTTAATTATAATATGAATGAGTTTTGTCCAAAAGTATTAAAACACAATTAATGTCTAAGAAAGTAATGTTATTGGGGATgagttttatatttaatgtcaGACGATGAGTTctgttttattgtattttccAGAGCTCCACACTCATTCCCCGCTGAGGAACTGCACGTTGGTGATGGAGCTGAATAAGAACGATATTCCAGTGGGTAAGCACATCTCATTCTTCCGTATTACGCGTGTGTCGTCAACCCTTGACCTCTACTTACAGAGGGGGCACTTGTCACCAGTAACTAACAAGTGCTTGTCTGCACTTTGGGCTCATTTCCTGGCAAAGCCCGTCATTGATGGAACAATTGTGATGCTGTCATTGGCTTGTTAGATACAGATTAAGGAAAATAAGCTTTAAATAGCGATTAAAGTAACAGTTTCAAAATGATGTCGTAATGATTTTTCGACTTTACCCTAACATCCCAAGCCAGTAAAAAAGTATTGTTATGGAATAGATCTGAGATTCAATGACGTAATATGTGTCTGTTTTTTGTCATTTAGGATCCCAAAGCTTCCAGACTTACACAGTTCCGTGGAGGCCCCGTTCTACAGTTTCGGCTAGCAACGCCATCTTGTATTCACCGGAAACTCTGACATTTAATGCCACGAGGCCCGGACAGTTCTCAGTGCACATCGATGTTCACATTGACACAAACTTCTGGATTGAGGAGAAACATCTCCAAAAGACATTTTCTTCCGTACTTTGCATTCACTTCCCTATGAAAACTTTAGACCCCAAGAAATGTATCACCAATAAATACATTGCACGAACTGTGAGTACACAGCAGCTACACAAGGAGGTGTTCTTGGAGAGGGGGGAGAGTTTCTACGTGACTATTGGAGTGACTACTCTGGACATGATTTACCACcttaaaacagacaaaaacaacCTTATTGAAATAACCTCTAAGAAGTGCTAGTCGATGTAGAATATTGTGatattgttgttatttttatttgatgtatAGTTTTGTATATAGAAATATTTGTTacgtttttaataaaacaaccaTTTTCACTAAAATAGTTTCGTCGCTTGATTTCTAGTTGGTGCTAAGTTTCTaatattgttaataaaaaatgaagatttcTACACTACTATCTTTAAAaagatcaaaaaaaaaaattataatgggTCAAGGTCAGTAAGAGTGCTGTCACCACGTGTAGAGTCTGGGTCATGGGTCGACCTTGGTTGGGTCCTCACCCATAAGGTAGGCCCTGTCAACGTCTATGACGAATTGCTAATGGTTAACATTTTCCTATCGttgaatatttaaattcaatcttatattatttaaaaactgGTTCTAATTTTGTCTTATTTATATACGAAGGTATCTCAACGTCAAGGATATGAAGATCAAGGCTAGGTCTCTTGAATTGGATCTCAGTTTGAGTATTCAACTAAGATTAATTGACTTTACACCACAACTTGTAAAACGTCGTAAATAGAACATCTGAAAAGCCTCAATGTTTACAGTTCAACGTGATCCCACAATGTAGCGTGTATTTGTGTGTATATTGAATAGTTCAGCGTTTCCAAGTGCTTTTATCAATGAAAGAACGTAGATAGTATGAATGGTGGTTTAGCTATTTAAAGCCTTTTTGTGAAGTGAAGAGTCGTCCTTCATAACAACCACACCGACCACAAAAACTAACTACTTATATATCAAAATGTCAGTTTCCATAATAAATCGCCGGGTTTGTAGGTTACATATATACATAGTAAATGAAGAGGCATATCTGactaaacaatgaaaaaatagttACAAAAgacaattattattatttatttgagaAAGCAAAATCATACGCATACATCCACTTCATGCTAAATGAGAACAGACTCTTTCTTCCATGAATAATGGAATCATGGTGGGATAAactaattgttttatttagcaTTAATTAcacttaaggtggctcactttACCTTGAAATAGCTTCTTAAGTcaacagaaaattacttgataacGAAAGATAACACGCTACGTTgaaaattgttatattcagtaatATGTTCtcacatataacaaaacaaatgttgactgtgttttcgggcaacattgattatattagcccccgagggacgaaatattgcccgacgtgAAGCGTCAAATAGGCggaaaaaatatgcaatttggatttaaaaagttacaatttccaaaaaatgaTTTACCAAATCATGAACAAAAACTCTAAACGGATTCGAACTCGTGATCTGCgattcacaagcctgatacttttttttatctttaatttattataGGCCCAATACTTTACTAATGAgctatgattatttttaaacaaaacgaTTGATACCAAAAATtcaaatcgccatcttgtgacgcaGTGTATTAAAAGTATAAGCTTTTAAGCAATGCAGTTGTACCTTAACTAACATTCCGTTGGTGAACGAATATAaagtaaaatgatgataaattaAGTTATGACATACGAGTAAGCCCGTTATATAATTTGCTAATTACAAAGTACATGCACGTTTCGGGAAATATTTAGGCGAAGTTTCTTCTCACTGAGTATATACAGCATGTCTCTCCCGCCCCACCCCTCTCAAATCTATCTAGCAGGATCCTCAGACATGCAGTATTGGACCTAAGTCCGGGATTTTCGCGCCGCGGGCTTGTGAGATGGGTGGAGGGTGATAGTGGGAGGTGGGTTTGTATCAATTGCCGTGTGGGCCCATATCATTTTGCGCCCTCAATATCCTG
This region includes:
- the LOC105330599 gene encoding uncharacterized protein, whose translation is MPTVCEESGASSSGYDSTLDLKTKLLSQEYTHEKCSCHEFTPSGRLFGRTRSLDPDLLNRCAECQKEKTRAKLVRYEKIPEDGDGGRVQVGRDPLGGTRVVDNRMGGTMLVSDPDIEVKQNLLNTDSEQDDNTINNKKKENPGDCDLEKGSDLPARKPWTRRKLTLKITVGLIVIALAIAGVVLGVINRPTKGDGPPVSQQLHQKSTPLPVTELHTHSPLRNCTLVMELNKNDIPVGSQSFQTYTVPWRPRSTVSASNAILYSPETLTFNATRPGQFSVHIDVHIDTNFWIEEKHLQKTFSSVLCIHFPMKTLDPKKCITNKYIARTVSTQQLHKEVFLERGESFYVTIGVTTLDMIYHLKTDKNNLIEITSKKC